In a single window of the Rhopalosiphum padi isolate XX-2018 chromosome 1, ASM2088224v1, whole genome shotgun sequence genome:
- the LOC132916970 gene encoding WASH complex subunit 5: MENNPCGLALLRIVSRGNAIIAEILRLKDYIPPVYRLNNKQDLQKYGQIILDFSYFNNSNEIEKKIESNPALNDLNEELKENNLEIINQFYFLFENVYKYIRDLNEYLDEIEEGTYIQHTIETMFLTVEGKQLLCESLYLYGVILLFIDIYIEGTVRERLLVAYHRYNAQDYNSENPIDDICKLLRSTKPNSVKSISSYPENYFKRVPVNKNLINLAIGRLRSDDIYNQLSSYPNPDHRSIALAGQAAMLFVCLFFKPKTLHEEFAIMREIVDKFFPDNWVVNVYMGVTINIIDAWEAFKAAKAAVNNTIQPAELSRLASSRSVNLQKIIVEIKKILGNPNIEKKILDNINSVMNLCRSCNVLLRWYLLHTSTIHLLSENTKKSKLICDQIYNQSLYNDGLIFDLLITTAEFELKIKDTFKSLLDEKEARWLKRKDDCVERMNELSEIFSGLTTMSRVKKNENLQIWFINIGKQIEKISMEDELVTSRKITQIIKALDEVQEFHQLANNYQVSQTIKDTHTYLREMMKTISVKDNVLIDLQIIGDFSYAWYHIDRFTGLMQNTIKEEPSFVIKLRATFLKLVSCMEVPLIRINQSGSENLMSVSKYYSNELIEYIRKVLHIIPETMFKYMTKIATLQTDVIKEVPTRLEKDKLNDYAQLDERLEVAKLTYAVSVLTEGVLCMKSTLVGVVEIDPKQLLEDGIRKELVQHIAVALHNGLIFNPKAKTSELLPKLDALSNTMTGYRRSFEYIQDYIGIYGLKIWQEELSRIIGYNVEMECNSFMRAKILDWQSVYQSKVVPVPSFEPCDGQSMTFIGRLARELIRITDPKVAVYKEPSTAWYDYKTNEEIINIRFYSNIINSINVCGLTGLDKLIGFMIVSELKKLLDFIQTNIIKDREWLQILGTISKELVSNDTIISNPIKTYQKHCSKFQKVLPTILDSITRIGQLQIIRKQIFFELEVSCKLNAGNLFDCLEAMNKAVLNEIKAHFRDPENKPYPADDSPLLPELSKMLDWAGIGNPYLKIYITTNSTQYISLIAFLLTISQFSKLQYTENLALLMWKKVGDPVDGAPLYIGMQTFLKQFHPDITTQYLEYLAQYIKSIINHCTKSIEKLDIPNEYYITQFYVERFIFVGELNQQIFMEMVPHFLTDTLENLKNLSIK; the protein is encoded by the exons ATGGAAAATAATCCTTGTGGCTTGGCATTGCTGCGAATAGTATCTAGAGGAAACGCTATTATTGCTGAAATATTACGGCTTAAAGATTACATACCTCCAGTTTATAG attAAACAACAAGCaagatttacaaaaatatggacAAATAATACTAGATTTTTCatactttaataattcaaatgaaattgaaaaaaagattGAGTCAAATCCA gccttaaacgatttaaatgaagaattgaaagaaaataatttggaaatcattaatcaattctattttttatttgaaaatgtatataaatatatacgtgatTTAAATGAATATCTCGATGAAATAGAGGAAGGGACATATATTCAACATACTATTGAAACCATGTTTCTTACTGTCGAAGGAAAACAATTATTG TGTGAATCGTTGTATTTGTAtggtgtaattttattatttattgacatttacaTTGAAGGAACAGTTAGAGAAAGATTGTTGGTAGCTTATCATCGTTACAATGCACAAGACTATAATAGTGAAAATCCAATTGatgatatttgtaaattattacgtTCTACAAAACCAAACTCAGTTAAATCTATATCATCATACCCAGAAAATTATTTcaa acgaGTACcagtcaataaaaatttaataaatttggcTATTGGAAGATTAAGATCAGATGATATTTACAACCAATTATCGTCATATCCAAATCCAGATCATAGAAGTATTGCACTTGCTGGTCAAGCTGCAATGTTGTTTGTGTGTTTGTTTTTTAAGCCTAAGACATTGCATGAAGAATTTGCTATTATGAGAGAAATAGTTGATAAATTTTTTCCAGATAATtgg gtTGTTAATGTCTACATGGgtgtaacaataaatataattgatgcaTGGGAAGCTTTTAAAGCAGCTAAAGCAgctgtaaataatacaattcaacCGGCAGAATTAAGTCGTTTGGCAAGTTCACGTTCTGTGAATCTTCAG aaaataatagttgagataaaaaaaatactcggaaatcctaatattgaaaaaaaaatattggataaCATTAATTCTGTTATGAATCTTTGTCGGAGTTGTAATGTTCTATTAAGATGGTATTTATTACATACATCAACAATTCATCTTC tttCAGAAAACACCAAAAAAAGTAAACTAATCTGTGATCAAATTTATAATCAGAGCTTATATAATGATGgccttatttttgatttattaataactacagcagaatttgaactaaaaataaaagacaCATTTAAAAgt ttattggaTGAAAAAGAGGCTAGATGGCTTAAACGAAAAGATGACTGTGTTGAACGCATGAATGAATTATCAGAAATCTTTTCAGGTCTAACTACTATGTcacgtgtaaaaaaaaatg aaaatttacaGATATGGTTTATTAATATTGGGAAACAGATTGAAAAGATTTCTATGGAAGATGAACTTGTTACTAGTAGAAAAATCACCCAAATTATCAAAGCTTTAGATGAAGTTCAAG agTTTCATCAACTTGCTAATAATTATCAAGTAAGTCAAACAATTAAAGATACACATACTTATCTTCGCGAAATGATGAAAACCATAAGTGTCAAGGATAATGTTCTCATAGATCTTCAAATCATTGGAGACTTTAGTTATGCTTGGTATCATATTGATAGATTCACTGGTCTGatgcaaaatacaataaaagaaGAACCTTCATTTGTGATCAAACTTCGAGCAACATTTttaaag tTGGTGTCATGTATGGAAGTACCTCTTATACGTATTAATCAGTCTGGTAGTGAAAACTTAATGTcagttagtaaatattattcaaatgagTTAATAGAATACATACGTAAAGTATTGCATATAATACCTGAgactatgtttaaatatatgacTAAAATAGCTACTCTTCAAACAGATGTTATTAAAGAAGTACCCACTAGATTAGAAAAGGATAAACTTAATGATTATGCACAACTTGATGAAAGACTTgag gtCGCCAAGTTGACTTATGCTGTGTCTGTGCTGACAGAAGGTGTGTTATGTATGAAAAGTACCCTAGTTGGTGTTGTAGAAATTGATCCCAAACAACTTCTTGAAGATGGTATTCGGAAAGAGTTAGTTCAACACATTGCAGTAGCGCTCCATAATGGTCTTATATTCAACCCTAAAGcaaag ACCAGTGAGTTATTACCTAAACTTGATGCACTTAGTAACACAATGACTGGTTATCGTCGTTCATTTGAGTATATACAAGATTACATTGGTATATATGGCTTAAAAATATGGCAAGAAGAATTAAGTAGAATCATTGGTTATAATGTTGAAATGGAATGTAATAGCTTTATGCGAGCAAAAATATTAGATTGGCAAAGTGTTTATCAGAGTAAAGTCGTACCTGTTCCGTCATTTGAGCCATGTGATGGTCAATCTATGACATTTATTGGCCGCCTCGCTAGAGAACTGATTCGCATTACTGAtccaaa ggtAGCTGTTTACAAAGAGCCAAGTACAGCATGGTATGATTATAAGACAAATGAGGagattattaatataagattttattcaaatataattaactcaATAAATGTTTGTGGACTTACTGGCTTGGATAAACTCATTGGATTTATGATTGTTTCTGAACTTAAG AAACTGTTGGATTTCATACAAACAAACATAATTAAAGATAGAGAGTGGTTACAAATTCTTGGCACAATATCAAAAGAATTGGTTTCAAATGATACTATTATAA gcaaTCCAATTAAAACATATCAAAAACACTgctcaaaatttcaaaaagtaCTACCAACTATTTTGGATTCTATCACAAGAATTGGACAGCTTCAGATCATAcgcaaacaaatattttttgagcTTGAGGTTTCGTGTAAATTAAATGCTGGAAATTTATTTGATTGCTTAGAAGCAATGAACAA AGctgtattaaatgaaataaaagcaCATTTTAGAGACCCAGAAAACAAACCATATCCAGCTGATGACAGCCCACTATTACCAGAACTGAGTAAAATGTTAGATTGGGCAGGAATTGGAAAtccatacttaaaaatttatataactacAAATTCTACTCAATATATATCTTtgattgcatttttattaactatttcacAATTCTCAAAACTTCAATACACAGAAAATTTAg CTTTATTGATGTGGAAAAAAGTTGGAGATCCTGTTGATGGTGCtccattatacataggtatgcaGACATTCCTAAAACAATTTCATCCAGACATAACTAcacaatatttagaatatttagctCAATATATCAAATCTATCATTAACCACTGTACcaa